The following coding sequences are from one Desulfosalsimonas propionicica window:
- a CDS encoding DUF99 family protein, with the protein MATNRLSNVAGFDDAPFSRTHAGSVPVVATVYADLRFDGVLTGKIEKDGFDAAEKIAAMVSQSRFARHVRLILLQGIALGGFNVVDVFGLHDRLGLPVVAVARKQPDMTAIKNALLSHIARGREKWAIIEKLGPMEPLENVYVQRVGLSSAEAAAVLRRFCIHGRIPEPIRTAHLIATAMACGQSRGHP; encoded by the coding sequence ATGGCGACAAATCGATTATCCAATGTGGCGGGCTTTGATGATGCACCGTTTTCCCGGACGCATGCGGGCAGTGTGCCTGTTGTGGCAACGGTGTATGCGGATCTGCGCTTTGACGGAGTTTTAACCGGCAAAATCGAAAAGGACGGATTTGACGCAGCGGAAAAAATCGCGGCCATGGTGAGCCAATCCCGGTTTGCCCGACACGTCCGGCTAATTTTGCTCCAGGGCATAGCACTTGGGGGATTTAACGTAGTGGATGTGTTCGGGCTGCATGACCGGCTGGGTCTGCCGGTCGTGGCGGTGGCCAGAAAACAGCCGGACATGACCGCCATAAAAAACGCGCTGCTCTCCCACATTGCCCGGGGCCGGGAAAAATGGGCAATCATTGAAAAACTCGGCCCCATGGAGCCCTTGGAAAATGTTTATGTCCAGCGGGTGGGGCTTTCGTCCGCTGAGGCCGCGGCCGTGCTCAGGCGATTTTGTATCCACGGCCGCATCCCTGAACCCATACGCACCGCTCACCTGATTGCCACGGCCATGGCCTGCGGACAGAGCCGGGGGCATCCTTGA